Proteins encoded within one genomic window of Phototrophicus methaneseepsis:
- a CDS encoding ZIP family metal transporter — protein MNEFLTVLALAAMPALGNFVGGLLSEVFPVSERVLSWALHLAAGIILAVIGIELMPEVLSANLPWLVIFMFVAGGSFSIVLDRSVDLIRNRLGNTREDTDPWMIYVGTAIDLFSDGIIIGTGSTINPALGLLLALGQVPADVPEGFATIASFRQKGVARLQRILLSLSFAVPIFIGATVGYWAVRDQPTIVKLSLLAFTAGLLLVIAVEEMVTQAHDNRQPGEETDPWEVIALVVGFALFALISVYVGQ, from the coding sequence ATGAACGAATTTCTGACCGTCCTAGCTCTGGCAGCCATGCCTGCGCTTGGGAACTTTGTAGGCGGACTTTTGAGTGAGGTGTTTCCAGTTTCAGAACGTGTGCTGAGTTGGGCGCTACATCTGGCGGCTGGCATTATTCTCGCTGTAATCGGCATCGAATTAATGCCAGAAGTGCTCTCTGCAAACCTACCATGGCTTGTCATTTTCATGTTTGTTGCTGGTGGCAGTTTTTCGATTGTTTTAGATCGATCCGTTGATTTGATCAGAAACCGTTTAGGCAACACCCGTGAAGACACAGATCCATGGATGATCTATGTTGGAACAGCGATTGACCTATTCAGTGACGGTATCATCATTGGTACGGGTTCAACGATTAATCCAGCGTTAGGACTGCTACTCGCTCTGGGACAGGTACCCGCCGATGTGCCTGAAGGATTTGCTACCATTGCGAGTTTCAGACAGAAAGGTGTTGCTCGCTTGCAACGGATTTTACTATCTCTTTCGTTTGCAGTCCCCATTTTTATTGGGGCAACGGTAGGCTACTGGGCAGTTCGTGATCAACCTACCATTGTTAAACTGAGTTTACTGGCCTTTACAGCAGGACTACTACTTGTAATTGCAGTGGAAGAGATGGTCACCCAGGCTCACGACAACCGACAGCCGGGTGAAGAAACAGACCCATGGGAAGTGATCGCATTAGTCGTTGGTTTTGCTTTATTTGCGTTGATTTCGGTTTATGTGGGTCAGTAA
- a CDS encoding flavin-containing monooxygenase, which yields MKQYETNILIIGAGQAGLAVAYYLQSTSLSYLMLDKNERIGDSWRQRYESLTLFTSRAFSALPGVALDGDPNGYATRDEIANYFERYAQHFGFPVHLNQSIQTLEKTPTGFQATTTRGDIYSSDIVIIATGAFQEARVPQMSQDFVPAVRQFTAQSYRNPKQIPDGKVLIVGDGASGRDFANELSKTHEVLLATGRSRRLLPDRLFGKSIWWWLDKTGLLHARRDSIIGRIMQKTDPFPARGRRLQTLREKGVEVLPYLSSVNGNTVRFANGHVEQVTSVIWAVGYQDNSDWVAIPNTKDNDGNLIHEEGISPVDDLYFMGRSWQRTRGSALITGVGDDAHYLIQQIQKNRSKPTIMQGA from the coding sequence ATGAAGCAATATGAAACAAATATTCTCATTATTGGCGCAGGGCAGGCAGGACTTGCCGTTGCCTATTATCTGCAATCAACCAGCTTATCTTATCTCATGCTTGATAAGAACGAGCGTATTGGTGACAGTTGGCGACAACGTTATGAGTCGCTCACTTTATTCACAAGCCGGGCATTCAGTGCATTGCCCGGAGTAGCATTGGATGGCGATCCCAATGGCTACGCAACACGAGATGAAATTGCCAATTATTTTGAACGCTATGCACAGCATTTTGGCTTTCCTGTACATCTCAACCAATCAATTCAAACATTGGAAAAAACGCCTACAGGCTTTCAGGCGACAACAACAAGAGGCGATATTTACAGTAGCGATATTGTTATCATCGCAACAGGCGCGTTTCAGGAGGCAAGAGTGCCTCAAATGTCACAGGACTTCGTTCCAGCTGTCAGGCAGTTCACAGCTCAGAGCTATCGTAATCCGAAACAAATACCGGATGGCAAAGTCTTAATTGTTGGAGATGGTGCCAGTGGACGCGATTTTGCTAATGAACTGAGTAAAACTCACGAGGTATTGCTAGCAACGGGACGGTCACGGCGTTTACTTCCAGATAGGTTATTTGGAAAGAGTATCTGGTGGTGGTTAGATAAAACTGGCTTGTTGCACGCTCGAAGAGACAGCATCATCGGAAGAATCATGCAAAAGACCGACCCGTTTCCTGCTCGGGGCAGACGACTCCAGACATTACGGGAAAAAGGGGTCGAAGTTCTTCCCTACTTAAGCTCGGTCAATGGCAATACCGTTCGTTTTGCGAATGGTCATGTTGAACAGGTGACGAGTGTGATTTGGGCTGTTGGATATCAGGACAATAGTGATTGGGTTGCTATTCCAAATACCAAAGATAACGACGGGAATTTAATCCATGAGGAGGGCATATCCCCTGTTGATGATCTCTATTTTATGGGTCGCTCATGGCAACGCACTCGCGGATCAGCCCTCATTACGGGTGTAGGCGATGATGCACATTATCTTATTCAACAAATTCAGAAAAACAGATCAAAACCTACGATTATGCAAGGAGCATAA
- a CDS encoding ZIP family metal transporter, translated as MDEYLNVLGLAILPALGNFIGGVLVEVFDYSNRFISLSLYAATGILLAIVGVELIPEALNSEAIWLVILLFIVGAIFSVILDKVIEFIHRRTDQADDSDTTPLMIYFATAVDLFVDGLMISTGLSMKQQLGILLAVANLPSNIPEGFATIVSFKQKEVTRWKRILLSASFIVPVTVGATVGYWIIRDQSELVKLSLLAFTAGILLRVAIDEMLVQARKFRIDQDTEEDPLGVLMLVIGFALFALITGYFGG; from the coding sequence ATGGATGAATATTTAAATGTTTTAGGGCTGGCAATCCTGCCTGCCCTAGGCAACTTTATAGGAGGGGTGTTGGTTGAAGTTTTCGACTACTCGAATCGATTCATAAGTTTATCTTTGTATGCTGCAACGGGCATCCTCTTAGCCATCGTGGGAGTGGAGTTGATACCCGAAGCTCTTAATAGCGAAGCGATTTGGTTAGTTATTTTATTATTTATAGTAGGTGCTATATTTTCCGTTATTTTGGACAAAGTTATCGAGTTTATTCATCGGCGCACAGATCAAGCTGATGATAGTGATACAACTCCGCTCATGATTTATTTCGCTACTGCTGTAGATTTATTTGTTGATGGTTTGATGATAAGTACAGGACTTAGTATGAAACAGCAGTTAGGGATTCTGTTAGCGGTTGCTAATCTCCCTTCGAACATACCTGAGGGTTTTGCAACAATTGTTTCCTTTAAGCAGAAAGAGGTAACACGGTGGAAGCGCATACTACTTTCAGCTTCTTTTATTGTTCCTGTAACAGTGGGCGCGACAGTAGGTTACTGGATCATTCGGGATCAATCTGAATTAGTTAAGTTGAGTTTGCTGGCATTCACTGCTGGAATTCTGTTGAGAGTGGCCATTGATGAAATGCTTGTACAGGCGCGTAAGTTTCGTATAGATCAAGACACTGAGGAAGATCCTCTCGGTGTCTTGATGCTAGTTATTGGTTTTGCTCTTTTTGCTCTTATCACAGGATACTTCGGTGGATAG
- a CDS encoding heavy metal translocating P-type ATPase, with product MVNKTQIELNLVLPEISVDDECVEILTERLSRLKGIEKAHVISQDDEAQLCLHFDPNLISLGEVKRIARTSGASITERYRHEQIAFKGLNTADSAQSLQKSLTRQDGVVHTSVNYAAGLIFIAYDTDVIQRPAIEAIIQNYSARIIQDSQQKTDRPEEHEHSGHNHGSAPEFLPHWLQEKWTLFLVGLAGIFFAIGFVGETFLGMNETLATVFFVLAYIAGGYDIATHAIPGLFRGEFDTDVLMLAAAGGAAILGEWAEGAFLLFLFALGHAGEHYALDRARSAVNALGELMPKTARVRRDNEIVEEPVDELQVGDVVVVRPGDRIPVDGEISSGATAIDQSPITGESVPVNKTEGDEVFAGTINQDNAVDVRVTKLAADNTLSRVMQMVAEAQSQQSPTQRFTQRFTSWFVPVVLIGTLLFVIIPPILNLSSFQDSFYRGMLLLVAASPCALAIGTPAAVLSGIAQAARNGVLIKGGVHLENLGDLQVIAFDKTGTITRGEFEVSDVVALNGYEHNDVLRIAAAVEQQSNHPLALAIVRAAQGNDLDLPEANGLENVAGKGVRSQIDDQPILLGSLRLFQGTDTPEADNELRQSVEKLERDGKTTVIVNQNGTFLGIIALADVPRDTAKNVMQRLKDIGIKQLVMLTGDNDDVAKDIAKQVGLTDVRAELLPEDKLDAIKALEKQYGSIAMIGDGVNDAPALATATVGIAMGGAGTAVALETADVALMADDLSRLPFAVGLSRASRRIIQQNLVISLGVIGLLILSSVVGIVQLSGAVILHEGSTILVVINALRLLGYKPEFNSEEKSR from the coding sequence ATGGTCAACAAAACACAAATCGAATTGAATTTAGTCCTTCCTGAGATAAGCGTTGACGATGAGTGCGTGGAAATTTTGACGGAACGTCTGTCCCGGTTAAAAGGAATCGAAAAAGCGCATGTAATAAGTCAAGATGACGAGGCTCAATTATGCTTACATTTTGATCCCAACCTGATCTCTCTAGGAGAAGTGAAGCGGATCGCTCGTACCAGTGGGGCAAGCATCACAGAGCGTTATCGTCACGAGCAGATCGCTTTCAAAGGATTGAACACTGCCGACTCAGCGCAAAGTCTGCAAAAGTCACTCACAAGGCAAGATGGTGTAGTTCACACATCGGTCAATTATGCCGCTGGACTGATTTTTATTGCCTATGATACTGACGTGATCCAACGACCAGCGATTGAGGCGATAATCCAGAACTATAGCGCAAGGATAATTCAAGATAGTCAGCAAAAAACCGACAGACCTGAAGAACATGAACACTCTGGACACAATCACGGTAGTGCGCCAGAGTTCCTACCGCACTGGTTGCAGGAAAAGTGGACACTATTTCTTGTTGGCTTGGCTGGAATTTTCTTCGCTATTGGTTTTGTGGGTGAAACTTTCCTCGGGATGAATGAAACCCTGGCGACAGTGTTTTTTGTATTGGCATACATCGCCGGAGGCTATGACATCGCCACCCATGCTATACCCGGATTGTTTCGTGGTGAGTTCGATACCGATGTATTGATGTTAGCGGCGGCTGGCGGTGCGGCTATTCTCGGAGAGTGGGCGGAAGGGGCTTTCTTGCTGTTTCTTTTTGCACTCGGTCATGCTGGCGAACACTATGCGTTGGATCGTGCCCGCAGTGCCGTCAATGCACTTGGTGAACTGATGCCTAAAACTGCCCGTGTGCGACGCGACAATGAGATTGTTGAAGAACCTGTTGACGAGCTTCAGGTTGGTGATGTGGTTGTTGTTCGCCCTGGAGATCGAATTCCTGTCGATGGTGAAATCAGCAGTGGTGCAACTGCTATCGATCAAAGCCCGATTACTGGCGAGAGTGTACCAGTGAATAAAACTGAGGGTGATGAGGTATTTGCAGGCACCATCAATCAGGACAATGCAGTGGATGTTCGGGTAACTAAACTCGCAGCAGATAACACGCTCAGCCGTGTCATGCAGATGGTGGCAGAAGCACAGAGTCAGCAGAGTCCGACCCAGCGGTTTACACAAAGATTTACCTCGTGGTTTGTTCCAGTCGTGTTGATCGGTACATTGCTGTTTGTGATTATTCCACCAATCTTAAACCTGTCCAGTTTTCAGGACAGTTTCTATCGCGGAATGCTCCTTTTGGTAGCTGCCTCTCCATGCGCGCTGGCAATTGGTACTCCAGCCGCCGTACTATCTGGAATTGCACAGGCAGCGCGTAATGGTGTCTTGATTAAAGGTGGTGTTCACCTGGAAAATCTGGGCGACTTACAGGTCATTGCGTTTGACAAGACGGGAACTATTACTCGGGGTGAATTTGAAGTTTCAGATGTTGTTGCCTTGAATGGTTATGAACACAACGATGTCCTGCGGATCGCTGCTGCTGTCGAACAGCAATCGAACCATCCTTTAGCCCTGGCAATTGTCCGCGCCGCTCAGGGAAACGACTTGGATTTGCCTGAAGCCAATGGCTTAGAAAACGTTGCAGGTAAAGGGGTTCGCAGTCAAATTGACGATCAGCCCATCCTGCTAGGTTCGCTGAGATTGTTTCAGGGTACGGACACTCCTGAAGCCGATAATGAACTGCGACAGTCCGTTGAAAAACTGGAGCGAGATGGTAAGACAACCGTCATTGTCAATCAAAATGGTACATTTCTTGGCATTATCGCTTTAGCAGACGTACCACGCGATACAGCAAAAAATGTCATGCAACGCCTAAAGGACATTGGCATTAAGCAATTGGTGATGCTCACGGGTGACAATGATGATGTTGCTAAAGATATTGCTAAACAGGTTGGGTTAACTGATGTGCGTGCGGAATTGCTACCTGAAGATAAGCTAGACGCAATCAAAGCATTAGAAAAACAGTATGGCTCCATTGCGATGATCGGTGATGGTGTGAACGATGCCCCCGCGTTGGCAACCGCAACAGTTGGAATTGCCATGGGTGGTGCAGGCACAGCCGTTGCACTCGAAACGGCTGACGTTGCGCTTATGGCGGATGATCTTAGCAGACTGCCCTTCGCCGTCGGCTTGAGCCGTGCCAGCCGACGCATCATTCAACAGAATCTTGTTATTTCTCTAGGTGTGATCGGGCTACTCATTCTCTCATCTGTCGTTGGTATTGTGCAATTAAGTGGTGCGGTCATTCTGCATGAGGGTAGCACGATCCTGGTTGTGATCAATGCCCTTCGACTGCTTGGCTACAAGCCCGAATTTAATAGTGAGGAGAAGTCCAGATGA
- a CDS encoding tyrosine-type recombinase/integrase — protein sequence MINSQLPDLIRRGQLPPHSDNKNIVSQVNRYNRWLIETGQALYLPDLTAYRDHLLTTLAPSSIRAHLSSIRRSYKLLIESLEHREALIAYLEKQFPENDFASVKAKADELELRLARAIDPERSQVATQTIQDEADSQHIRLTPAQGAALMMQPDVSTLRGRRDVAIIALMLATGLREGEVVKLQVDDLYLTYGGVPAVQVKSGKGSKTRMVPFGDMLWARQITEIWLAGRKDGIVFTKMSDGRGDAKQQQRTSHPMTTRSIQRMLGHYPIAINGIPTSVTPHDLRRSYARNLFLAGISMEIIRQNLGHVDVKTTQDYIGVLDGSTRAPVSVYDASMILKKLDKSLKS from the coding sequence ATGATCAACTCACAACTTCCAGACCTCATCCGGCGCGGGCAATTACCACCGCATTCCGATAACAAAAATATCGTGTCACAGGTCAACCGCTACAATCGCTGGCTCATCGAAACCGGACAGGCACTGTATCTGCCTGACCTAACTGCTTATCGTGACCATCTGCTGACGACACTGGCTCCGTCGAGTATCCGTGCCCATCTGTCCAGCATCCGCCGTAGCTACAAATTGCTGATCGAAAGTCTAGAACATCGGGAAGCACTCATCGCCTATCTGGAAAAACAGTTTCCCGAAAATGATTTTGCCAGCGTCAAAGCGAAAGCTGATGAGTTGGAGTTGCGTTTAGCACGCGCTATTGACCCGGAACGTTCACAGGTGGCAACACAAACGATTCAGGATGAAGCCGATAGTCAACACATCCGCTTAACTCCGGCACAGGGAGCGGCACTGATGATGCAACCGGATGTTTCGACTCTGCGCGGGCGGCGTGATGTGGCGATCATTGCACTCATGCTCGCAACTGGCTTGCGAGAAGGAGAGGTGGTCAAACTCCAAGTTGATGACCTCTATCTAACTTATGGCGGTGTTCCGGCTGTGCAGGTGAAGTCCGGTAAAGGGTCAAAAACACGGATGGTTCCGTTTGGCGATATGCTCTGGGCGCGACAGATAACTGAAATCTGGCTAGCTGGACGTAAGGATGGAATTGTATTCACAAAAATGTCGGATGGTCGGGGCGATGCAAAACAACAACAAAGAACATCACATCCTATGACGACACGTAGCATACAACGGATGTTAGGCCATTATCCAATAGCCATCAATGGTATCCCCACAAGCGTTACACCCCACGATCTACGTCGGAGTTATGCTCGTAATCTATTTCTGGCAGGTATCTCAATGGAAATCATCCGGCAGAACTTGGGACATGTCGATGTCAAAACAACACAGGATTACATCGGTGTGCTAGATGGCTCAACCCGCGCACCTGTCAGTGTTTATGATGCGTCAATGATTTTGAAAAAACTTGATAAATCACTTAAATCCTAA
- a CDS encoding c-type cytochrome, whose protein sequence is MMLPKSLLCGLLALLLAACSIQSDLDRFIATNPDAYELGQRVYGQNCAACHGANGQGQFPENPRARDASGRYGAPPHDDNGHTWHHDDDLLYQIVREGGMGNPEDFNPMPAFGERLSDEEIEAVIFYIKTFWTEEQRQNQQEATDVVRNQSQ, encoded by the coding sequence ATGATGTTGCCCAAATCACTTTTATGCGGGTTGCTGGCACTCTTGCTAGCAGCCTGTTCGATACAATCTGACTTAGACCGCTTCATCGCTACGAACCCCGATGCCTACGAACTGGGGCAGCGGGTATATGGTCAAAACTGCGCCGCCTGTCACGGTGCCAATGGACAAGGGCAATTCCCTGAAAATCCGCGGGCGCGAGATGCCAGTGGGCGCTACGGTGCGCCACCCCATGATGATAACGGTCATACATGGCATCACGACGATGACTTGCTCTACCAGATTGTGCGTGAGGGTGGCATGGGTAATCCAGAAGATTTCAATCCTATGCCCGCATTTGGCGAGCGACTGAGCGATGAAGAAATCGAGGCTGTGATTTTCTACATCAAGACCTTTTGGACAGAAGAGCAAAGACAGAATCAGCAGGAGGCAACAGATGTTGTGCGTAACCAATCTCAATAA
- a CDS encoding DsbA family protein, producing the protein MEEPSAEQTDDMTTNDEQTLTNHVSYRLAVVASICLLVGIFIGAVGYGLLIQSQRTMIEEVVATQLAGQDQRIADQVLSSIMDGVRGGQPQPVEPGAGPRSDVSADDDPGIGSPDAPIVMIEFSDFQCPYCGRFATTTLDPILETYGDYIYFVYRDFPILGPESTNAAIAAQCADEQEQFWAFHDLLFDNQQNLNRATYLDFAGQLNLDIDTFTGCLDNETYLEEVQQDAATAQQLGATGTPTFFINGRYVSGAQPFDFFARIIEEELAAAGIEGQ; encoded by the coding sequence ATGGAAGAACCATCCGCTGAACAAACAGACGATATGACAACGAATGATGAGCAAACCTTGACGAACCATGTGAGTTATCGCCTTGCTGTAGTCGCCAGTATCTGCTTACTTGTTGGCATCTTTATCGGTGCTGTGGGTTATGGACTGCTTATCCAGAGTCAGCGTACCATGATTGAAGAAGTCGTCGCTACCCAGCTTGCGGGTCAGGACCAGCGTATCGCTGACCAGGTACTCTCATCAATCATGGATGGGGTAAGAGGCGGGCAACCGCAGCCAGTTGAACCTGGTGCAGGACCCCGGAGTGATGTGAGTGCAGACGATGATCCAGGGATCGGTTCACCTGATGCGCCAATCGTTATGATTGAGTTCAGCGACTTCCAGTGCCCCTATTGTGGACGTTTTGCCACCACAACACTTGACCCGATTCTGGAAACATACGGCGATTATATTTACTTTGTCTACCGCGATTTCCCCATATTGGGACCCGAATCAACCAATGCCGCCATTGCCGCCCAATGTGCTGATGAGCAGGAACAATTCTGGGCATTTCATGACCTGCTTTTTGACAATCAGCAAAACCTAAATCGTGCAACGTATCTGGATTTCGCGGGGCAACTCAATCTGGATATAGATACCTTTACAGGCTGTCTGGATAACGAAACTTATCTAGAAGAAGTACAGCAGGACGCAGCTACGGCACAGCAATTGGGAGCCACAGGAACCCCAACCTTCTTTATTAACGGACGCTATGTGAGCGGTGCCCAGCCTTTTGACTTCTTCGCCCGAATCATTGAGGAAGAACTCGCTGCAGCAGGCATTGAGGGTCAATGA
- a CDS encoding ArsR/SmtB family transcription factor → MFIYSGFVVDHTFQSHSCGDVLNNEPHVAEEDILEEEKAASLAELFRAMGDTNRIRIIGLLLDHELCVHDIAVLLGMSQSAVSHQMKSLRQMRLVKSRKEGRHVYYTLDDDHVRQVFQIGLEHVECG, encoded by the coding sequence ATGTTCATATATTCAGGATTTGTTGTGGATCATACATTTCAATCACATTCTTGTGGGGACGTTCTAAATAACGAACCACATGTCGCTGAAGAAGATATATTAGAAGAAGAAAAAGCAGCTAGTTTAGCGGAACTATTTCGGGCGATGGGTGATACAAATCGGATACGTATCATCGGTTTACTGTTAGATCATGAACTATGTGTTCACGACATTGCAGTCCTTCTGGGTATGAGTCAATCGGCTGTATCTCACCAGATGAAATCACTGCGACAAATGCGTCTGGTCAAATCTCGAAAAGAGGGTCGGCATGTGTACTATACACTAGATGATGATCATGTGCGTCAAGTCTTTCAGATCGGATTAGAGCATGTTGAATGCGGATAG
- a CDS encoding copper chaperone PCu(A)C, which translates to MELARFEKLGYQITTMEKRMIGNGLTFIGLLLLSTIMVACGNTTDTSEITVTNAWIRPGEIDGPPTAAYMVIRNTGDGADCLLSILADFSEMILCSVFQLHHNLATTYQTCNYV; encoded by the coding sequence ATGGAACTAGCACGTTTTGAGAAACTGGGTTATCAGATAACAACTATGGAGAAAAGAATGATTGGAAATGGTCTTACGTTTATTGGATTATTACTGCTATCAACCATTATGGTTGCATGTGGGAATACGACAGATACAAGTGAAATTACTGTAACCAATGCTTGGATACGTCCCGGCGAAATTGATGGACCGCCTACTGCCGCCTACATGGTGATTCGAAATACAGGAGATGGCGCAGATTGCCTATTGAGCATCTTAGCGGACTTTTCCGAAATGATACTATGTAGCGTTTTCCAATTGCACCATAATCTTGCCACTACCTACCAGACTTGTAATTACGTCTAG
- a CDS encoding ArsR/SmtB family transcription factor, whose protein sequence is MPTASEQLEIDLKAKLFRGFGDPSRLCILDALRVTPLTVSQLVEATDLTQSNVSNHLGCLKDCGLVMSQQSGRYVTYRLSDDRVAELLELSESFLADIARGIYECTRYDMQDDESETTLKD, encoded by the coding sequence ATGCCCACTGCATCGGAGCAATTGGAAATAGACTTGAAAGCTAAATTATTTCGCGGATTTGGTGATCCATCACGTTTGTGTATTCTGGATGCGCTTCGTGTTACTCCGCTCACCGTGAGCCAGCTTGTAGAAGCTACTGATCTTACGCAATCTAATGTGTCTAACCATCTTGGTTGCTTAAAGGACTGCGGATTGGTTATGTCACAACAGTCTGGACGCTATGTGACCTATCGCTTGAGCGATGACCGTGTAGCAGAATTGCTTGAGTTATCTGAATCGTTTCTGGCAGATATAGCTCGTGGGATTTACGAATGCACGCGCTACGATATGCAGGATGATGAGAGTGAAACTACTCTAAAAGATTAA
- a CDS encoding multicopper oxidase domain-containing protein, whose translation MSNQFEKYFSRRKFLDFGLGSVTSIIGATLLGRSASAQDETQSNGHQMQSMSGHDGTMMMMGEVDHQRNGFDPLQILTDWDYGEVSQLDSGQTLREYTIDAGDIEIEIAPGIFFPAWTYNGRVPGPTIRCTEGDRIRIRFRNFGSHPHTIHFHGVHPFEMDGVPGAGDGEIGPGEETIYEFDAEPFGCHLYHCHALPLKRHIHKGLYGAFIVDPLEGRTPAREFVMVMNAFDTNFDGGNEIYAVNTVGFEYMRRHIPAKVGERIRVYLINITEFDPINSFHLHAEFFDYYDHGTTLEPTSRIIDTVMQAQAQRGILEFSYRWPGIRHGDIML comes from the coding sequence ATGAGCAATCAATTTGAAAAGTATTTCTCCAGGCGAAAGTTTCTGGACTTTGGTTTGGGGAGTGTTACGAGCATTATCGGTGCAACATTACTAGGTCGAAGTGCCTCTGCTCAAGATGAGACACAAAGTAATGGTCATCAAATGCAATCGATGTCCGGTCACGACGGCACAATGATGATGATGGGAGAAGTCGATCATCAGCGAAACGGATTTGACCCGCTTCAAATATTGACAGATTGGGATTATGGTGAAGTCAGCCAGTTAGATAGTGGTCAGACTCTGCGCGAATACACGATTGATGCAGGCGATATCGAAATTGAAATTGCACCCGGAATCTTCTTTCCGGCATGGACTTACAATGGCCGTGTTCCAGGTCCAACTATTCGTTGCACCGAAGGAGATCGTATTCGCATTCGCTTCCGTAACTTCGGCAGTCATCCGCATACTATCCATTTTCATGGCGTTCACCCTTTTGAGATGGATGGTGTTCCCGGCGCTGGAGATGGTGAAATTGGTCCTGGAGAGGAAACGATCTATGAATTTGATGCTGAACCCTTTGGCTGTCACCTGTACCACTGCCATGCCCTTCCCCTCAAACGTCACATTCACAAAGGGTTGTATGGTGCTTTCATCGTTGATCCCCTTGAAGGTCGTACACCTGCGCGTGAATTTGTGATGGTAATGAATGCCTTTGATACGAACTTTGACGGTGGAAACGAAATCTACGCAGTCAACACCGTCGGATTCGAGTATATGCGTCGCCATATTCCAGCGAAGGTCGGTGAACGTATCCGCGTTTACCTGATAAACATTACGGAATTTGATCCGATCAACTCGTTTCATTTACATGCTGAGTTCTTTGATTATTACGATCACGGAACGACACTCGAACCCACATCCCGCATAATTGATACCGTCATGCAAGCGCAGGCACAGCGCGGTATCTTGGAATTTTCGTATCGTTGGCCCGGTATCAGGCACGGGGACATCATGTTGTGA
- a CDS encoding sodium:calcium antiporter has protein sequence MSVIIWFIVLIIAAFAAHWGAEHLAKPLHKLVGQWGLTAVAGGAMLALFTAGSEFLISVTSAVRGVSGIGLGMVLGSSIIHVPAIVTVAYFATRQRRLGKDGQEEMVEDEEKPEQHKRHLDQHLLRVRKEAVSVLVLPYLALVILIGIVTLPEAWRGLQPIDGLILSLAYLVYLGQALMRGRGEGENQEWSRKEIGMAVAGVVVMALGAYTMVRSTENIASSLGISEVVAGLFITAVAGSGAEWFSSWKVARTGQVTEATTVVIGDHAVTLTLGLLPLALVTMPIDNLPLYVVSLVFVGLIPAFYGLFIRWGPEEAGFQRWQVFALDGLYIVYVAIVLFSILNLLE, from the coding sequence GTGAGCGTCATTATCTGGTTTATTGTCCTTATCATCGCCGCGTTTGCCGCACATTGGGGCGCCGAGCATCTGGCGAAACCCCTCCATAAATTAGTCGGGCAGTGGGGGCTAACGGCTGTTGCCGGTGGGGCGATGCTGGCTCTTTTCACTGCTGGTTCCGAGTTTTTGATTAGTGTGACCAGTGCTGTGCGTGGTGTGTCCGGGATCGGTCTTGGAATGGTTCTTGGTTCTAGCATCATCCACGTGCCTGCAATCGTGACCGTTGCCTACTTTGCCACTCGTCAGCGCCGTCTCGGTAAAGACGGTCAGGAAGAAATGGTCGAAGACGAGGAAAAACCTGAACAACATAAACGCCATCTTGACCAGCATCTTCTCCGTGTACGCAAGGAAGCGGTTAGCGTGCTTGTTTTACCTTACTTAGCGTTGGTGATCCTCATCGGTATTGTGACACTTCCAGAAGCCTGGCGTGGTCTTCAGCCTATTGATGGACTAATTTTGTCTTTGGCTTATCTCGTTTACCTTGGACAGGCCTTGATGCGTGGTCGTGGCGAAGGCGAGAATCAAGAGTGGTCTCGTAAAGAAATCGGCATGGCAGTTGCAGGTGTCGTGGTTATGGCGCTTGGAGCCTATACCATGGTGCGATCCACTGAGAATATTGCTTCATCACTCGGTATTTCGGAAGTAGTTGCTGGACTGTTTATTACGGCAGTGGCAGGCTCAGGGGCTGAATGGTTCAGTTCATGGAAGGTCGCCCGCACCGGGCAGGTGACGGAAGCAACGACTGTTGTCATTGGTGATCATGCGGTAACACTTACGCTTGGCTTACTGCCACTCGCCCTGGTGACGATGCCGATTGACAATTTACCTTTGTACGTCGTTAGTCTTGTTTTCGTTGGACTTATCCCCGCTTTCTATGGTCTCTTTATTCGCTGGGGACCAGAAGAAGCAGGTTTTCAACGCTGGCAAGTGTTCGCATTGGATGGTTTGTACATCGTCTATGTAGCAATCGTGCTTTTCAGTATTTTGAACCTTCTAGAATAG